From one Candidatus Methanoplasma termitum genomic stretch:
- a CDS encoding fluoride efflux transporter FluC, producing MGVEDTMLQLAAVALGGAVGSVVRYGITRWFPFIKPILWGVFTVNIVGCFLISFIFFYFTDMTEIMRLLIFTGFFGGFTTMSSVSMEMAQHWKDKPMRALVIFVLSAAVCIGVGFLGRGLALVL from the coding sequence GTGGGTGTCGAAGATACAATGCTGCAGCTTGCAGCTGTTGCACTTGGTGGGGCTGTCGGCTCCGTTGTGAGGTACGGCATTACAAGATGGTTCCCCTTCATCAAACCGATCTTATGGGGCGTGTTCACAGTGAACATAGTCGGGTGCTTCCTGATCAGCTTCATTTTCTTTTACTTCACAGATATGACCGAGATCATGAGACTGTTGATCTTCACGGGATTCTTCGGAGGGTTCACTACCATGTCTTCGGTTTCCATGGAGATGGCTCAGCATTGGAAAGATAAGCCCATGAGGGCCCTTGTTATTTTCGTACTAAGTGCGGCCGTATGTATCGGAGTGGGATTCTTAGGCAGAGGGCTTGCTTTAGTGTTATGA
- a CDS encoding IS110 family RNA-guided transposase, translating into MKTAIGMDVHAKFCSAYAVYAGMGETRERHEKFLDSFNKEFWKFPADGDGMKKMAAFLSKHECHVLIENSTKSHEIYWMLKGLGMNVTVAQAVDLYRITRSVKKTDRNDSIELAAYMRRRLNGENEFAACFIPSPEWMTKREMCRGVYNERIYLKEARQRIRAHLLLHGISLSKEYDDILSVKAVREMQEHKDPYLLMQIKFALDAKSRVRFVEKAIAQMFSGNRMYELILSIPGVGIVPAAYLTSLIVDIGRFGKVTQFTASFGVVPGKRDSADHSPDCPTTHRGDEVARVMLKRCAFSHIQNVEDSVVTEMYRRLVKRGKVKNEALTAASRKLLTVIWSVLKKNAPYTVDPELLKRARETEDAEED; encoded by the coding sequence ATGAAAACAGCGATTGGCATGGATGTCCATGCAAAGTTCTGTTCCGCCTATGCCGTTTATGCGGGCATGGGGGAAACACGGGAAAGGCACGAGAAGTTCCTGGATTCATTCAATAAAGAGTTCTGGAAATTCCCTGCCGACGGAGATGGAATGAAGAAGATGGCGGCGTTCCTTTCGAAGCACGAATGCCATGTCCTGATAGAGAATTCGACGAAATCTCACGAGATATACTGGATGCTGAAGGGCCTAGGTATGAACGTGACCGTTGCTCAGGCGGTGGACCTGTACCGGATAACGAGATCGGTGAAGAAGACAGACCGCAATGATTCCATCGAACTGGCGGCATATATGAGGAGAAGGCTGAACGGCGAGAATGAGTTCGCCGCTTGCTTCATCCCTTCTCCGGAATGGATGACCAAGCGGGAGATGTGCAGAGGAGTGTACAACGAAAGGATATATCTCAAAGAGGCCAGGCAGAGGATCAGAGCGCACCTGCTTCTCCACGGCATCAGTTTGTCAAAGGAATACGATGACATTCTGTCCGTCAAGGCCGTTCGGGAGATGCAGGAGCACAAGGACCCTTATCTGCTGATGCAGATAAAGTTCGCCTTGGATGCCAAATCCAGAGTAAGGTTCGTTGAGAAGGCGATAGCCCAGATGTTCTCCGGGAACCGCATGTATGAATTGATCCTTTCCATCCCCGGAGTAGGGATTGTGCCCGCAGCGTATCTGACGTCCCTGATCGTGGACATCGGAAGATTCGGCAAGGTCACGCAATTCACCGCGTCATTCGGTGTTGTGCCGGGAAAGAGGGACTCGGCCGACCACAGTCCTGACTGTCCGACCACCCACAGAGGGGACGAGGTAGCAAGGGTAATGCTTAAGCGCTGTGCGTTCTCGCATATCCAGAATGTCGAGGATTCGGTGGTCACAGAGATGTATCGCCGACTGGTGAAGAGAGGTAAAGTGAAGAACGAGGCGCTGACCGCAGCATCGAGGAAGCTGCTGACCGTGATATGGTCGGTGTTGAAGAAAAACGCACCTTACACAGTCGACCCCGAACTGCTGAAGCGTGCAAGAGAAACGGAGGATGCCGAAGAGGACTGA
- a CDS encoding S1 family peptidase, whose product MFADACDKAAKFTRPLIISTRHMDGKVDATCGAFVILNKEGWIMTAGHMFDSFVKFQGDQNKIKEVEGLNSSRGPGTGHMPGMIRTDPDWLTNHSFWWAWDGVRLVEAFVDRQIDICVGRLEPFDSKWITEYPVFRDPNSLRPGTSVCRLGFPFANVESEFDESVKSFRIKKGVLPLPLFPNDGMHTRNVLKGRSKEGNYEMLYVETTTPGLRGQSGGPIFDTKGRIYAMQVQTAHMPLGFQPTAEYEGKRVVENQFINVGLGIHTKTIQTILKDRNIKFQVEGEKSGYRIS is encoded by the coding sequence ATGTTTGCGGATGCATGCGATAAGGCAGCAAAATTCACAAGACCCTTGATAATCTCAACGAGGCACATGGATGGCAAGGTGGATGCCACTTGCGGTGCGTTCGTCATTTTGAACAAAGAGGGGTGGATAATGACCGCCGGCCATATGTTCGACTCCTTTGTAAAATTCCAAGGGGATCAGAACAAGATCAAGGAAGTGGAGGGGCTTAACTCTTCCAGAGGCCCCGGAACGGGACATATGCCGGGTATGATCCGCACAGACCCGGACTGGCTTACCAATCACTCTTTTTGGTGGGCGTGGGACGGCGTAAGGCTTGTCGAAGCGTTCGTGGACAGACAAATAGATATCTGTGTCGGAAGATTAGAACCGTTCGATTCGAAATGGATCACTGAATATCCCGTATTCAGAGATCCGAACTCTCTCAGGCCGGGCACCAGTGTATGCAGGCTGGGTTTTCCGTTTGCGAACGTCGAATCCGAGTTCGATGAGAGCGTTAAATCATTCAGGATAAAGAAGGGAGTGCTTCCGCTCCCGCTTTTCCCCAACGATGGAATGCATACACGTAACGTCCTCAAAGGAAGAAGCAAAGAAGGTAACTACGAGATGCTTTACGTGGAAACCACAACACCCGGCCTCAGGGGACAATCGGGAGGCCCGATCTTTGACACAAAAGGAAGGATATATGCTATGCAGGTGCAGACAGCGCACATGCCGCTCGGATTCCAGCCGACGGCCGAGTATGAAGGGAAGAGGGTCGTTGAGAACCAATTCATAAATGTGGGTCTCGGGATACATACGAAAACAATTCAGACGATACTGAAAGACCGCAACATAAAATTCCAAGTAGAGGGAGAAAAGAGCGGTTACAGGATATCATAA
- a CDS encoding tetratricopeptide repeat protein encodes MEEREYSDPDDMYNEAILLLNDGGDADLKRAAELLTKACEEEHLPSKRVMGFLYLDGKGVERDLKKAYDMISEAAGVLDPVAMYALGGMYERGLAVEQNDREALFYYAFAAEMGIPGAEDDADRIYTRLSELRSRRLRSRPILNLEISDQDVEAVCCKKMYDAVLDDHFRVVETYKGTELVGDDENGLETICTECPFCGKSVKRVSKDKIY; translated from the coding sequence ATGGAAGAAAGAGAGTACAGCGATCCGGACGATATGTATAATGAAGCTATCCTTCTCCTGAATGATGGCGGGGATGCGGATCTGAAAAGGGCGGCCGAGCTGCTCACAAAGGCTTGCGAAGAGGAGCATCTTCCATCAAAAAGAGTTATGGGGTTCCTGTATCTGGACGGAAAGGGCGTCGAACGAGATCTGAAAAAAGCTTACGATATGATCTCCGAGGCCGCGGGGGTTCTCGATCCGGTAGCGATGTATGCCCTTGGAGGAATGTATGAACGCGGTCTTGCCGTTGAGCAGAACGACCGCGAAGCGCTGTTCTATTATGCATTTGCCGCCGAAATGGGCATCCCTGGTGCTGAAGATGATGCAGATAGGATCTATACCAGACTATCTGAGCTGAGAAGCAGAAGATTGAGATCCAGGCCGATCCTGAACCTTGAGATATCCGACCAGGATGTTGAGGCGGTATGCTGCAAAAAGATGTATGACGCGGTCCTTGACGACCATTTCAGGGTCGTTGAAACTTATAAAGGAACAGAGTTGGTGGGAGATGACGAGAACGGCCTCGAGACCATATGTACCGAGTGTCCTTTCTGCGGCAAATCTGTAAAAAGAGTATCAAAAGATAAAATTTATTGA
- a CDS encoding tetratricopeptide repeat protein: protein MPEKNKDFVFETDNGSFDADLDEVKRMAKEGDPDGLYALGMANLFGIGIEQNVDNGFELLEEASKGGNPDAMTLLVKMFMSGDYKKMDRKRAVEYSKIGAEAGISDAQLFLGIAYMDGVEVEKDYKKAAELFRKSAKQGNSEARNSLAFLYQEGLGVEKDLSKAFKLHKNAASAGNINAQYQTGVCYESGMGVKSDFKKAAEWYEKAAGNNDVFAMERLGIIYNVGSAELPKDPELSFKWFTEAALGGMLGAMYFVGMYYIDGFGVEKDEEEGMKWLRLAASSGSGEARDLLSKIE, encoded by the coding sequence GTGCCCGAAAAAAATAAGGATTTTGTATTCGAGACGGACAACGGCTCTTTTGACGCCGATCTGGATGAAGTAAAGAGAATGGCAAAAGAAGGCGATCCGGACGGGTTGTATGCTTTGGGAATGGCCAATCTGTTCGGCATCGGCATCGAACAGAATGTCGATAATGGATTCGAATTGCTCGAAGAAGCAAGCAAGGGAGGGAATCCGGATGCGATGACTCTTTTGGTAAAGATGTTCATGTCAGGCGATTACAAAAAAATGGACAGGAAGAGGGCCGTCGAATATTCAAAGATCGGCGCAGAGGCAGGAATAAGCGATGCTCAGTTGTTCCTCGGGATAGCGTATATGGACGGTGTAGAAGTCGAAAAAGATTATAAAAAAGCCGCCGAATTGTTCAGAAAGTCCGCTAAACAAGGCAATTCGGAAGCAAGGAACTCTCTGGCGTTCCTATATCAAGAGGGATTGGGTGTCGAAAAGGATCTGTCAAAAGCATTCAAACTCCATAAGAACGCGGCATCGGCAGGGAACATAAACGCCCAATATCAGACCGGCGTATGCTATGAGAGCGGCATGGGCGTAAAGTCCGATTTTAAAAAAGCGGCCGAATGGTACGAAAAAGCGGCCGGCAACAACGACGTCTTTGCTATGGAGCGGCTCGGGATAATATACAATGTCGGGTCGGCAGAGCTGCCTAAGGATCCGGAATTGTCTTTTAAATGGTTCACGGAAGCGGCGCTCGGCGGTATGTTAGGCGCGATGTACTTTGTCGGGATGTATTATATTGACGGCTTCGGGGTAGAAAAGGACGAGGAAGAAGGGATGAAATGGCTCAGACTCGCCGCATCCAGCGGAAGCGGAGAGGCGAGGGACCTGCTTTCCAAGATTGAGTAA
- a CDS encoding ATP-binding protein → MQREIYSKLLEWKNRKDRKPLLLEGVRQCGKTYILNKFGKENYEDVAYFTFYNNPRLNDIFSMDLDPKRIIDQLGLFRMKKIEPDKTLVIFDEIQLCNQAIASLKPFYENAPEYHIACAGSLLGVLTSQPYSFPVGKVNRLQMRPMNFREFLLANAEDMLVEHIDKSDPTVPLPLPIADKLNTYLDYFYLVGGMPEAVASWINNKDIRMVETILEDIIKGYEKDFSKHASESLTKLTLIWRSIPGQLAKDNNKFVFGHVKTGARSKDLEDALEWLINAGLVYKVIKVVQPAVPMSMFADNANFKVYLADIGILRKMAGVPPDFIFSKDKEYSQYRGAVAENYVLNELVASNGDVPYYWRSEGVAEVDFVAQINGIVVPIEVKAGSNKSKSLLEFIKRYDPKIAVTISVKSGKTDNVIYIPLYVIWKLRDHILKTVKRKE, encoded by the coding sequence GTGCAGAGAGAAATCTACAGTAAACTCCTCGAATGGAAGAACAGAAAGGATCGCAAGCCCTTGCTCCTTGAAGGTGTAAGACAGTGCGGTAAAACTTATATCCTTAACAAATTCGGAAAGGAGAACTACGAGGACGTCGCATACTTCACTTTCTATAATAACCCCCGTCTGAATGACATTTTCAGTATGGATCTTGATCCAAAAAGGATAATAGATCAGCTTGGTCTGTTCCGTATGAAAAAGATCGAACCAGATAAGACGTTGGTGATATTCGATGAAATACAGCTGTGCAATCAGGCGATTGCCTCACTGAAACCCTTTTATGAGAACGCTCCGGAATACCACATTGCGTGCGCGGGTTCATTGCTAGGAGTGCTGACCTCCCAACCGTACTCGTTCCCTGTTGGAAAGGTCAACAGGCTACAGATGAGACCTATGAACTTTAGGGAGTTTCTGCTCGCGAACGCAGAAGACATGTTGGTAGAGCATATTGACAAGAGCGATCCGACTGTGCCGCTCCCATTGCCTATAGCAGACAAACTGAACACATATCTTGACTACTTTTATCTGGTGGGTGGTATGCCTGAAGCGGTAGCTTCATGGATCAACAACAAAGATATCAGAATGGTCGAAACGATACTTGAAGATATAATAAAAGGCTACGAGAAGGACTTCTCAAAACACGCTTCGGAATCACTTACCAAACTGACGCTGATCTGGAGATCCATTCCGGGCCAATTGGCAAAGGACAATAACAAATTCGTATTCGGCCATGTGAAGACCGGTGCACGATCAAAGGATCTGGAGGATGCTCTGGAATGGCTCATCAATGCGGGGCTTGTTTACAAGGTGATTAAGGTCGTGCAGCCCGCCGTGCCTATGTCAATGTTCGCAGACAATGCAAATTTCAAAGTATATCTGGCAGATATTGGGATACTGAGAAAGATGGCCGGCGTTCCACCAGATTTCATTTTTAGCAAGGACAAAGAGTATAGTCAGTATAGGGGAGCAGTTGCGGAGAACTATGTTCTTAATGAACTGGTAGCCTCTAACGGAGATGTACCGTACTATTGGAGATCTGAAGGCGTAGCGGAAGTGGACTTTGTTGCGCAGATCAACGGAATAGTAGTCCCGATCGAAGTCAAAGCCGGCAGCAACAAGTCAAAAAGCCTTCTGGAATTCATTAAAAGGTATGATCCAAAAATCGCTGTTACCATTTCCGTAAAGAGCGGAAAAACGGACAATGTGATCTACATCCCGCTTTACGTCATTTGGAAGCTGAGAGATCATATTTTGAAGACCGTCAAAAGGAAAGAATGA
- a CDS encoding IS630 family transposase — protein sequence MSLNDIAWGFADESAQRISVNTARVWSLGRPVRKMNSDRVNANTFGFYAINGNSSVLFPESSKGADMCAFLDAIRAANGNTKVLMILDNGRIHHTKAVRSHAAELNIEFLFLPPYSPQFNPIEFIWKTVKARVSGMFLLCKDHLVEFVKETFMKESLKMSYAEGWKRTFLIDHESK from the coding sequence GTGAGCCTGAACGATATCGCCTGGGGGTTCGCAGACGAATCCGCACAGAGGATCAGCGTAAACACCGCAAGAGTGTGGTCGTTGGGAAGACCCGTTCGAAAGATGAACTCCGATCGTGTGAACGCCAACACATTCGGGTTCTATGCGATCAACGGTAATTCTTCCGTGCTGTTCCCGGAATCATCCAAAGGCGCTGACATGTGTGCTTTTCTTGATGCGATCCGCGCAGCCAACGGAAACACGAAAGTGCTGATGATATTGGATAACGGCAGGATCCATCATACAAAGGCAGTGAGATCCCATGCGGCCGAACTCAATATCGAGTTCCTTTTCCTTCCGCCGTATTCTCCGCAGTTCAATCCGATCGAATTCATATGGAAGACCGTCAAAGCAAGGGTCTCCGGTATGTTCCTTCTCTGCAAAGATCATCTGGTGGAGTTTGTTAAAGAGACATTCATGAAAGAATCCCTGAAAATGAGCTATGCTGAAGGATGGAAGAGGACTTTTTTAATCGACCATGAGTCTAAATAG
- a CDS encoding helix-turn-helix domain-containing protein, with product MAGIELIPISKPVDLKFIEGKLKEIEAESKKQKKAGERLEFIRLRYLGYSVPEACMIKGITIQTGYNWQSSWNENGIDSVMPNYGGGRPSAMTLEQKERFRDAVARDMMTTVEAGAFVREHFGIEFTPKHIRSMLRSMGFRHAKPYDVDYRRPADAEGILKKDSEQRWTL from the coding sequence ATGGCGGGAATTGAACTGATACCGATCTCGAAGCCTGTCGACCTGAAGTTCATCGAAGGAAAGCTGAAAGAGATAGAGGCAGAGAGCAAGAAACAAAAGAAAGCGGGCGAAAGACTTGAGTTCATCAGATTGAGGTATCTTGGATATTCGGTCCCGGAAGCGTGCATGATCAAAGGCATAACCATTCAGACCGGATACAATTGGCAGAGTTCCTGGAACGAGAACGGCATTGATTCCGTAATGCCTAACTACGGAGGCGGGAGACCCTCCGCCATGACCCTTGAACAGAAAGAAAGGTTCAGGGATGCGGTGGCAAGGGACATGATGACCACCGTTGAGGCCGGGGCGTTCGTAAGAGAACATTTCGGTATCGAATTCACTCCGAAACACATCCGTTCCATGCTCAGGTCCATGGGATTCAGACATGCCAAGCCGTATGATGTCGATTATCGGCGCCCTGCCGATGCGGAAGGCATTTTAAAAAAAGACTCGGAACAGCGCTGGACTCTGTGA
- a CDS encoding M48 metallopeptidase family protein: MKKDDERLFDLISPIVSENGLDLRNAAFFGPKEFQATWKRSGNMIDIRISDYLIDAPDDVIADFSKTVIGTIKKKRPTYGRTYLDWVRSDEYIDSKRKIYLRRSRNLTGSPEGNERNLIESLDRLLDSGLLDPGSIGNSFFSWTKIPNVRKFGFCSPMMRVVGISCLLDDVSIPEFVLDYVVYHEALHLKQGYRPGQRSHSKEFRQQERKYPKYEEAEKYLKALGSR, encoded by the coding sequence ATGAAAAAAGACGATGAGAGACTGTTCGATCTTATCTCCCCTATTGTCTCCGAGAATGGTCTGGATCTTAGGAATGCCGCATTCTTCGGCCCGAAAGAGTTCCAGGCTACCTGGAAAAGATCAGGGAACATGATAGACATCAGGATCTCCGATTATCTGATCGACGCACCGGATGATGTTATAGCGGATTTTTCAAAGACCGTCATCGGAACGATAAAGAAAAAAAGACCCACATACGGAAGAACATACTTGGATTGGGTGAGGTCCGACGAATACATCGACAGTAAAAGAAAGATATATCTCAGAAGAAGCAGGAACCTTACGGGATCGCCGGAAGGGAACGAAAGGAACCTTATCGAATCCTTGGACAGGCTGCTTGACTCCGGACTTCTGGATCCGGGCAGCATCGGAAATTCATTCTTCTCCTGGACAAAGATCCCCAATGTAAGGAAGTTCGGTTTCTGCTCACCCATGATGAGGGTCGTGGGTATATCGTGTTTACTTGACGATGTCTCGATCCCAGAATTCGTCTTGGATTATGTGGTGTATCACGAAGCGCTCCATCTAAAGCAGGGATACAGGCCAGGTCAGAGATCTCATTCCAAAGAATTCCGTCAGCAAGAAAGAAAATATCCAAAGTATGAAGAAGCAGAAAAATATCTCAAAGCTCTCGGCAGCAGATAA
- a CDS encoding YgiQ family radical SAM protein translates to MFIPTTPKEVNKRGWKALDVIIVSGDTYIDSSYNGAAVIGHWLIDNGFRVGIVCQPDIDSDKDITRLGEPGLFWSVTAGAVDSMVANYTPTNKFRKDDDFTPGGINDRRPDRACIAYTNLIKKYIKGKPVVLGGIEASLRRIAHYDAWSDSVRRSILFDSKADVITYGMAELSNLELAQRMRDGKDISDVRGICRIGKEPPSGGYIGMPAYEKCAEDKNDFIKAFKIFYENNDPVSSKGIFQKHGDRYLIQNPPSRHLTSEELDRIYSLDYENAVHPYYLKKGAVRAMDTIKNSITSHRGCYGECSFCAISVHQGRTVISRSEGSIISEAERIASRPGFNGIIYDVGGPTANMYGIECSIKPIKGACKDKKCLYPKPCPYLPIDHSKQIALLKKMSEIPGVKKVMVASGIRYDMVIFDRKKGAEYVDRIVGNHVSGQLKVAPEHTVPHVLELMCKPGPDVLIKFKEMFDESNKKQGKDQFLTYYLMAAHPGCYEEDMEELNNFVHRELKTNPEQVQIFTPTPSTVSTLMYHTRRDLDNTKNLKSEHSMQTKQKQKDILLGSKGKGYEKRR, encoded by the coding sequence ATGTTCATACCAACCACTCCCAAAGAGGTCAACAAAAGAGGATGGAAAGCCCTTGACGTCATCATAGTTTCGGGCGACACATATATCGATTCTTCTTACAACGGAGCTGCGGTCATCGGACATTGGCTGATAGACAACGGATTCAGAGTGGGCATCGTCTGCCAGCCCGATATCGATTCTGATAAGGATATCACAAGGCTCGGGGAACCGGGATTGTTCTGGAGCGTCACCGCCGGTGCGGTTGATTCTATGGTGGCAAACTACACTCCCACCAACAAATTCAGGAAAGATGATGATTTCACACCCGGCGGCATCAACGACCGACGTCCGGACCGCGCCTGCATCGCATACACCAACCTGATAAAGAAATACATCAAGGGCAAGCCTGTCGTACTCGGCGGGATCGAAGCGAGCCTTAGGAGAATAGCACATTACGACGCATGGTCCGACTCAGTCAGAAGAAGCATATTGTTCGATTCAAAAGCGGACGTCATCACATACGGAATGGCTGAATTATCCAATCTGGAACTTGCACAGAGGATGAGGGACGGGAAGGACATTTCAGACGTAAGGGGTATATGCAGGATCGGAAAAGAGCCTCCCTCCGGCGGCTATATCGGTATGCCCGCCTATGAGAAATGCGCCGAGGACAAGAACGATTTCATCAAAGCTTTTAAGATATTCTATGAGAACAATGATCCCGTCTCTTCCAAAGGGATATTCCAAAAACACGGCGATCGGTACCTGATCCAAAACCCGCCGTCGAGACATCTCACATCCGAGGAGTTGGACCGCATCTACTCTCTGGATTATGAGAACGCCGTGCACCCGTATTATCTGAAGAAGGGAGCGGTCAGAGCGATGGATACCATCAAGAACTCCATCACGTCCCACAGGGGATGCTACGGCGAATGTTCCTTCTGTGCGATATCCGTTCACCAGGGAAGGACCGTTATATCCAGATCGGAAGGATCGATCATATCGGAAGCGGAAAGGATCGCTTCCCGACCGGGGTTCAACGGCATAATATACGATGTCGGAGGGCCGACCGCGAACATGTACGGGATCGAGTGTTCGATCAAGCCCATAAAGGGCGCCTGCAAGGACAAGAAATGCCTCTATCCGAAGCCGTGCCCATACCTTCCCATAGACCACTCAAAGCAGATCGCTCTTCTGAAGAAGATGTCCGAGATACCGGGAGTGAAGAAGGTCATGGTCGCCTCCGGAATAAGATACGACATGGTCATCTTTGACAGAAAGAAAGGCGCTGAGTATGTGGATCGGATAGTCGGGAATCATGTTTCGGGTCAGCTGAAAGTGGCTCCCGAACATACCGTCCCGCACGTTCTGGAACTTATGTGCAAGCCCGGCCCCGATGTCCTTATCAAATTCAAGGAGATGTTCGACGAATCGAATAAAAAACAAGGAAAGGACCAATTCCTCACCTATTATCTCATGGCGGCGCATCCCGGCTGCTATGAAGAGGACATGGAAGAACTGAACAATTTTGTCCACAGGGAATTGAAGACCAACCCCGAACAGGTCCAGATATTCACTCCCACACCCTCTACCGTATCCACATTGATGTATCACACAAGAAGGGACCTCGATAACACAAAGAATCTGAAGTCTGAACATTCGATGCAGACGAAACAAAAGCAGAAAGATATCCTGTTGGGATCCAAGGGGAAAGGGTATGAAAAAAGACGATGA
- a CDS encoding GNAT family N-acetyltransferase, with the protein MRFCGVEEAKELADMAADIWMDYYTGFLDSEMIEYIVKMVQSESAIKQQIEDGYLYSYIMDGNDKAGYFCVVPEDKSLFMSKLYLSKDFRGKGLGSKAIDDILGLGKMMKKEKVYLRANKDNKPSIEFYKRKGFVITEDIIEDIGNGFFLDDYKMEYCY; encoded by the coding sequence ATGAGATTCTGCGGCGTTGAGGAAGCGAAGGAACTGGCCGATATGGCGGCGGATATCTGGATGGACTACTACACCGGATTCCTTGACAGCGAAATGATAGAGTATATAGTAAAGATGGTCCAGTCCGAGAGCGCGATAAAACAGCAGATAGAAGATGGGTATCTTTATTCTTACATAATGGATGGGAACGATAAAGCAGGATATTTCTGCGTAGTCCCGGAAGACAAATCCCTTTTCATGAGCAAATTGTACCTTTCAAAGGATTTCCGCGGTAAAGGGCTCGGTTCAAAAGCGATAGATGACATTCTGGGTCTTGGAAAGATGATGAAAAAGGAAAAGGTATATCTGCGCGCCAACAAGGACAATAAGCCATCCATCGAATTCTACAAAAGAAAAGGGTTCGTCATCACAGAAGATATCATTGAGGATATCGGCAACGGTTTCTTCCTGGATGATTATAAGATGGAATATTGTTATTGA
- a CDS encoding pyridoxamine kinase — protein sequence MVQKRVLAVHDISCFGKCSLTVALPIISSTGVECTVMPTAVLSTHTGGFTGYTYRDLTEDLIPILDHWKTLDVRFDSIYTGFLGSFEQIDIVSKIFTELKDADTMIIVDPVMADNGELYPIFNKDFPKGMRRLCETADVIIPNITEAALLLGEKYIRGPYSKDYIEGLLRKLGRIGSKKIVLTGVFFDNKRLGAAAYDTEKNEISYSFYDLIPGYYHGTGDVFGSVIVSALMKGLDIKKANALAVEFTAESIKRTREAGTDIRFGVNFEEGLGKLIKKIEEG from the coding sequence ATGGTCCAAAAAAGGGTCCTCGCCGTACATGATATATCATGCTTCGGCAAATGCTCGCTCACCGTTGCGCTTCCTATAATATCTTCGACAGGAGTGGAATGCACGGTGATGCCGACGGCGGTCCTGTCCACGCATACCGGAGGGTTCACCGGATACACCTACCGGGATCTCACCGAGGATCTCATACCCATACTCGACCATTGGAAGACCCTTGATGTTCGTTTCGACTCCATATATACGGGATTCCTCGGATCCTTTGAACAGATCGATATTGTTTCAAAGATATTCACCGAATTGAAAGACGCGGACACCATGATCATAGTCGACCCCGTAATGGCGGATAACGGAGAGCTCTACCCCATCTTCAACAAAGATTTCCCAAAGGGAATGAGGAGATTATGCGAGACGGCGGATGTTATAATCCCGAACATAACAGAGGCCGCATTGCTTCTCGGTGAAAAATACATCAGGGGTCCATATTCAAAGGATTATATCGAGGGATTGCTGAGAAAGCTGGGGAGGATCGGTTCGAAGAAGATCGTTCTCACCGGCGTGTTCTTCGATAATAAACGCTTAGGTGCGGCGGCCTACGATACCGAAAAGAACGAGATATCATACTCTTTTTACGACCTTATACCCGGCTACTACCACGGGACCGGTGATGTCTTCGGCTCGGTGATAGTCTCCGCTCTCATGAAGGGTCTGGATATTAAGAAAGCAAATGCTTTAGCCGTAGAATTCACTGCCGAAAGCATAAAAAGGACCAGGGAGGCCGGCACGGATATCAGGTTCGGAGTGAACTTCGAAGAAGGACTTGGCAAACTGATCAAAAAGATCGAAGAAGGATAA